Proteins encoded in a region of the Podarcis muralis chromosome 6, rPodMur119.hap1.1, whole genome shotgun sequence genome:
- the LOC144327954 gene encoding uncharacterized protein LOC144327954, translated as MIPILLIQALLSSALWSPARTSAIVSFSPYPLFTMESLSGVAETEDPKQAFTVPPDQDPETNVIDLVTDGGSRASSQIAVTPAATSFFNGVGGSKKNLLEPGATTTTTTAIGSRQQVALELFTAPNTEHTSPAMGVSREENRTTRLVPFSATNKGLAVGDRVDPAFSNAPKGNSTDTERRCFCKIPGAEGQKRDQDVLRLARRRGELRSLVDVGQGRTAERGDSRSRAAVGRPVSPHQAEQYGGSTDFSFPRGDKGEVGSPGPIGIPGPKGDTGERGEPGPKGDTGQKGDPGEKGERGIAGEKGEIGPGGPPGIQGAPGLKGDAGMQGTVGAPGREGLTGLPGRRGEKGQKGDCRSVEPVAFSAGLQKRRSFPLPGSPVRFEKVFLNENEAYHEESGIFTANTGGVYSFSYHLSVSGKALRAALFHNGERLMQVSSVRQPPQSVSQVSGSMLVHLSEDDEIWLQVLNGSQNGLVADETTDSVFSGFLLYPD; from the exons ATGATTCCCATACTCCTGATCCAAGCTCTGCTCTCCAGCGCCCTCTGGAGCCCCGCGAGGACATCAGCCATCGTCAGCTTTTCTCCCTACCCTCTCTTCACAATGGAGTCACTCAGCGGTGTCGCTGAAACTGAAGACCCTAAACAAGCCTTCACTGTTCCCCCTGATCAGGACCCAGAGACCAATGTAATTGATCTGGTCACAGATGGTGGGAGTCGAGCGAGTTCCCAGATCGCCGTGACACCTGCGGCAACCTCTTTCTTTAACGGGGTGGGTGGAAGCAAGAAGAACCTTCTGGAACCAGGGgccaccaccacaaccaccactgCCATTGGATCCAGACAACAGGTGGCCCTGGAATTGTTCACTGCTCCAAACACAGAGCATACCTCCCCAGCTATGGGTGTTTCCAGGGAGGAAAACCGTACTACCCGCCTGGTTCCATTTTCTGCGACTAACAAAGGCCTTGCAGTTGGCGACCGCGTAGATCCTGCCTTCTCAAATGCACCAAAGGGAAACAGCACCGATACTGAGCGACGCTGCTTCTGTAAAATTCCAGGAGCCGAAGGACAAAAGAGAGACCAAG ATGTGCTGAGACTTGCTAGGAGAAGAGGAGAACTGCGGTCTTTGGTAGACGTCGGACAAGGCAGAACAGCGGAAAGGGGGGATTCCAGATCCAGGGCTGCTGTAGGTAGACCAGTGTCCCCTCATCAGGCAGAACAATATGGTGGCTCTACCGATTTTTCTTTTCCAAGAGGTGACAAAGGTGAGGTTGGGAGCCCTGGCCCCATAGGAATTCCGGGGCCAAAGGGAGACACAGGGGAACGTGGAGAACCAGGCCCAAAAGGTGACACTGGACAGAAAGGTGACCctggggagaaaggagaaagaggcATAGCAGGTGAGAAGGGGGAGATAGGACCAGGAGGGCCACCAGGAATTCAAGGAGCTCCTGGTTTAAAAGGAGATGCAGGGATGCAGGGAACAGTTGGTGCCCCTGGGAGAGAAGGGCTAACTGGACTTCCAGGCCGAAGAGGCGAAAAGGGCCAGAAGGGGGACTGCAGATCGGTTGAACCTGTAGCCTTTTCAGCTGGCCTTCAGAAAAGGAGAAGCTTCCCATTGCCAGGATCCCCAGTGAGATTTGAAAAGGTTTTCCTGAATGAAAATGAAGCATATCACGAGGAATCGGGCATATTTACTGCCAACACTGGAGGAGTCTATTCTTTCAGTTATCACCTGAGTGTCTCTGGCAAGGCGCTGAGGGCGGCGCTCTTCCACAACGGTGAAAGACTTATGCAGGTGTCAAGCGTAAGGCAGCCTCCACAGAGCGTTTCCCAGGTCTCTGGATCGATGCTGGTTCACCTCTCTGAagatgatgagatttggcttcagGTTTTGAATGGCTCTCAAAACGGGCTGGTGGCTGATGAAACCACTGATTCTGTATTTTCAGGGTTTCTGTTATACCCTGATTAA